From the Primulina tabacum isolate GXHZ01 chromosome 15, ASM2559414v2, whole genome shotgun sequence genome, one window contains:
- the LOC142526194 gene encoding uncharacterized protein LOC142526194: MVKNVIEVATSGIDATLLLGGRTAHSRFQIPLRPTTSTLCKIIKQTELAYLIRRASAIELDEAPIANRYAFESVSESLQCYRLLNEGQRQNKLLQIFQDSVIIPWEGEQSIQMLIDSIFPSMINHVNDENYMVDKAIILPKNVHVDNINQMIILKFHAEKKDYGQLYVAFLRGVPQNSTKILVKDGNLERQSGVLTGNMVFKVILLSNRE, encoded by the exons ATGGTAAAAAATGTAATTGAGGTAGCAACATCTGGAATAGATGCGACATTGTTGCTAGGTGGAAGAACTGCACATTCACGTTTTCAGATTCCACTTAGACCAACCACATCAACACTTTGCAAAATAATAAAACAGACAGAACTTGCATATTTGATAAGGCGTGCATCAGCTATAGAATTGGACGAGGCTCCAATTGCAAATCGCTATGCTTTTGAATCCGTCAGTGAGAGTTTACAA TGTTACCGGTTGTTAAACGAGGGTCAAAGGCAGAACAAATTGCTGCAAATATTTCAAG ATTCAGTTATCATACCATGGGAAGGTGAACAATCAATTCAGATGTTGATTGATTCTATTTTTCCTAGTATGATAAATCATGTTAATGATGAAAACTATATGGTTGATAAAGCCATCATCTTACCAAAAAATGTTCATGTCGACAATATTAATCAAATGATCATTCTCAAGTTTCATGCAGAGAAAAAAGA CTACGGTCAGCTATATGTGGCATTTTTAAGAGGAGTCCCACAGAATTCTACAAAAATTTTGGTAAAAGACGGGAATTTAGAGCGTCAATCTGGTGTATTAACAGGAAACATGGTTTTCAAAGTCATATTGCTATCTAATAGAGAATGA